The proteins below come from a single Gordonia sp. X0973 genomic window:
- a CDS encoding TetR/AcrR family transcriptional regulator: protein MSADDRRVAESPSRLASDTKPRGRPPRVAVNDIVDAALELFSTEGIHGASIATIAGRVGLTDAGLLHHFPSRDALVEAALARSVELQVEQMKEYAAPGGLAAIRALAAWGSVMEETPELMVFSTLVSADATRPDSLLRDWAQRRYEALTALLAGLLREGIARGEIRADLDPEWEATSLIAFVDGIRLQWLLGGGANPIRPGEAVERHFAEVVERITANGPDRRPG from the coding sequence TTGTCCGCCGATGACCGCCGCGTCGCCGAGTCCCCGTCCCGGCTCGCGTCCGACACGAAGCCGCGGGGCCGCCCACCCCGGGTCGCGGTGAACGACATCGTCGACGCCGCGCTGGAACTCTTCAGCACCGAGGGGATCCACGGGGCGTCCATCGCGACCATCGCCGGGCGGGTGGGGTTGACCGACGCCGGCCTCCTGCACCACTTCCCGTCGCGCGACGCACTGGTGGAAGCGGCGCTGGCCCGCAGCGTGGAACTGCAGGTCGAGCAGATGAAGGAGTACGCGGCCCCCGGCGGTCTCGCCGCCATCCGCGCCTTGGCGGCCTGGGGATCGGTGATGGAGGAGACGCCGGAACTGATGGTCTTCTCGACGCTGGTGAGCGCCGACGCGACCCGCCCCGACTCCCTCCTGCGCGACTGGGCCCAACGTCGCTACGAAGCCCTCACCGCCCTCCTCGCCGGACTGCTGCGCGAGGGAATCGCGCGCGGCGAGATCCGCGCCGACCTCGACCCCGAGTGGGAGGCGACATCGCTGATCGCCTTCGTCGACGGCATCCGACTCCAATGGCTGCTGGGCGGCGGCGCGAATCCGATCCGCCCAGGCGAAGCGGTCGAGCGGCATTTCGCCGAGGTGGTCGAGCGGATCACCGCGAACGGTCCCGACCGCCGGCCTGGCTAG
- a CDS encoding GH1 family beta-glucosidase, producing the protein MDGARALPDGFRWGVATSAYQIEGAWEEDGKTPSIWDSYAHTPGMIANGDTGDVANDHYHRHSEDVALMRDFGVGAYRFSIAWPRILPGGTGAVNQKGVDFYSRLVDELLDAGIAPYATLYHWDLPQSLQDAGGWQTRDTAEAFAEYAGVVAGALGDRVKHFFTINEFHTFVDIGHQGLDVPVGGGESMHLSLAPGLTLSDRERNQVRHHAVLGHGLAVRAIRAAAPADVQVGFAENLVAPVPVINTPEHVAAARIATREQNAAYITVMLEGRYTDAYLETAGADAPVFTDEDLAIISSPLDFVGINVYRPSFYVEPDDGPQGYREVPINASHPKMHSSWHVFDPEVMYWAPRFTHELWNPTSIYITENGCAAADVVADDGRVYDSDRVMFLRACLGALQRATVDGAPVAGYFQWSSQDNFEWTAGYGNRFGLVYVDFETLERIPKLSAYWYREAARRNAVV; encoded by the coding sequence ATGGATGGGGCGCGTGCGCTGCCGGATGGTTTTCGTTGGGGGGTGGCCACGTCGGCCTACCAGATCGAAGGCGCCTGGGAGGAGGACGGCAAGACGCCGTCGATCTGGGACTCCTATGCGCACACCCCCGGGATGATCGCCAACGGCGACACCGGAGACGTCGCCAACGACCACTATCACCGCCACTCCGAAGACGTCGCCCTCATGCGGGATTTCGGCGTGGGCGCCTACCGGTTCTCCATCGCGTGGCCCCGGATCCTTCCGGGCGGGACCGGTGCCGTGAACCAGAAGGGCGTCGACTTCTACAGCCGGCTCGTCGACGAACTTCTCGACGCGGGGATCGCCCCGTACGCGACTCTCTATCACTGGGACCTGCCGCAGTCGCTCCAGGACGCGGGCGGGTGGCAGACGCGGGACACGGCGGAGGCCTTCGCCGAATACGCGGGCGTCGTTGCCGGCGCGCTCGGCGATCGCGTCAAACACTTCTTTACCATCAACGAGTTCCACACCTTCGTCGACATCGGCCACCAGGGGCTCGACGTCCCCGTCGGCGGCGGTGAATCCATGCACCTGTCCCTCGCCCCCGGCCTCACCCTCTCCGACCGCGAGCGCAACCAGGTGCGGCACCACGCCGTACTCGGCCACGGGTTGGCGGTGCGGGCGATCCGTGCCGCGGCGCCCGCCGACGTGCAGGTGGGGTTCGCCGAGAACCTCGTCGCCCCGGTGCCGGTCATCAACACCCCCGAACACGTCGCGGCGGCGCGCATCGCGACGCGGGAGCAGAACGCGGCCTATATCACCGTCATGCTCGAGGGCCGCTACACCGACGCCTACCTGGAAACCGCGGGCGCCGATGCGCCGGTCTTCACCGACGAGGATCTGGCGATCATCTCGTCGCCGCTCGACTTCGTCGGGATCAACGTCTACCGGCCGAGCTTCTACGTCGAACCCGACGACGGGCCGCAGGGCTATCGGGAGGTGCCGATCAACGCCTCCCATCCGAAGATGCACTCGTCGTGGCATGTCTTCGACCCCGAGGTCATGTACTGGGCGCCGCGGTTCACCCACGAGCTGTGGAACCCCACGTCCATCTACATCACCGAGAACGGGTGCGCCGCCGCCGATGTCGTGGCCGACGACGGGCGGGTCTACGACTCGGACCGGGTGATGTTCCTGCGCGCCTGCCTCGGCGCACTACAGCGTGCGACGGTGGACGGCGCCCCGGTGGCCGGGTATTTCCAGTGGAGCTCGCAGGACAACTTCGAGTGGACGGCGGGCTACGGCAACCGCTTCGGGCTCGTCTACGTCGACTTCGAGACCTTGGAACGGATCCCGAAACTGAGCGCGTATTGGTACCGGGAGGCGGCGCGGCGCAACGCCGTCGTCTGA